ATGGCCTTTTAGGGGTGGGGCCAGCTTCCACTGTGCTGGTAGGCGCACTGGTTTGTGGATAGCTGCCCTGAACTACTGGCACAGGAAAGACTACCTGAACCAGTCCGGAtggtgtgaggatgtgaggtgTGACGATGggtcctggtgctggtgctggtggggTGGCATATAACTGTCTCTTCACTGGTCCCTTTGGCCTTATGTTGACTGGGAGCTGACCAGATCCCATCTGCCTCTGTTTGGCCTGACCTGCTGTACTCTGCGGCAGCCGGTACTGATGTTCCTGTCGTGCCGGCGTGGGTGCAGCAGGGAGCACTCTTGCCTCCTGAAGAGGCTCATGGGATTCTGGGAGGGCTGGAGGCAATGCAGTGCcctggagcagcacagagagctcCTGGTTTTTTTGGCGGATATTATGCCACCGGATGAGCGTGTTCTGATTCACCTCCACCAGCTGAATTTCAGATCCCTGCATCACCCGGCAGTTGCCAACAACAAGCTGCCTTACCTTACGGTAGTCCCTCAAAATTAAGGACCACCGGGAATCAGCCCTCTTACCCTTCTTTGCCGGGCTTTGATGAATGTAGCACAAGcgaatgaaaatgttttccaccaACCGACAGCAGTCAGGCCACTGGGCAGGTGAGCTACTCGCACCTAACATGCAGCGGGTGGTACTCTCCACACCAGGTGTTTTTGAGGGCGTCTTTGGCGTTCTGAACCGTCCACTCAAAAGTCTCTCCTGATGTCGTGCTGCATAAACCACCCGCTGCTTGTCACCTGCATCCAGCTTGTCCCAAAGTGACACTATAGCACTCGCCTGTTGGTTGCTGAGACAAAGTGAGGTCTGATGCCGAAGCTCCACCAAATACTCAGCAAGTCTGTCCACGTGCTGGTATCCGGGGAGATTTTGGTCATCAACAGCCTGTAAAAAAGATGTAACAGTTTAGAAGATGTAAAACTTTCACTCACAAtactttgtttgtgtattgaTAAAATATGTTAACATATGTTATCAAAAATAGTGAAGAAGCATGCTCATATCTACATACATATTTGAAAACGAACACAGTTAGACGTACCATGTCTTCATCTTCAGCGTGAATATCATCTTGATCTTCAGAGGATGAACTAGAGGCTAGAGTGCAAAGAGCCACGGAGGATGAGCCAGGTGCCAGGGTGGATGTGCCAGGTGCGAGGGATGTACCAGGAGCCAGGTTTGATGTGCCAGGAACCACCGAGGATGTGCCAGGTGCCAGGGTGGAAGTACCAGGAGCCAGGGTGGATGTGCCAGGAGCCAGGGAAAGAAGAGCTGATGAAATGGCGGAGGGATCAGGAGTCTGAGAGGCTGAAGCCTGAAGAACCTCCAGGTTCAACACTGTGGGATCTTCTGTTATATCAGCAAAGCCCTCATCATCCTCCATGTTGTCCTCCACGTCATGCTGTTCAATTAGTTTTGCAGCTTCCTCTGAATCAGGGTGCATATCCTGCAGGGCCTGACCAGTCTGCCGGAACAGATACTGCATGCCTATGAGCTCTCCTGAAACAACAGAAGCAAATTGGATAGTTTACAAAAGTTGATACAGCTAATCAAGGGTTTAAAAACGGAGGTAAATTACCAATGTAATCACAAATGCTCACCAGTGTACCGTGAGGGTGGACAGAACTCTGGTACCACCTTCCTGCCAAACAGCTTCTCATAATTATTGTTGACAGATTGAAGCAGGTCACCCGAGTAGCTGCGCAAAGAAGATGGTCCAGTGGACAGAGCAGCAACCCCACGGTCCTGGTTCCATCGATGAAGCCCTTCCAGGAGATATATCTGGAAGTTCAGACTGTTCGCACTGGTCCctaaaagtacacattaaatacatagTAAATATCAAACTAAGAAATATTCTTGGATTTATACAGCATATAGACTTAAAtgtctgacagacacaaacctggTATGAAGCGGTTGAGGTGTAGATGAAAAGACTCTAGTGATGTAGAGCCTCTGGCACATCTGTACACAGGTAACCGCACACCTCCCTTTGTGAGCTCCCCTGTTTTGGTGTATAGAGCAACACCTGGTGGGTCCTGGATGCATTTGACGTGCTTTCTCTGGACACGCCAGATGTGCTCCATCCTCTCGCTGTCAAACAGGGGAACACCAAGGGAGTCGTTACCTCTGCTGCCCATCAGCAtccccagcagctcctccagcaggtgAATGGTGCGCTCCTCACCACGGGTCCTCCTCCGACAGTGGAGAGCCATCTCCTCCCTGGACAGTTGTTTGCTGATGTCGGCATCAGTAAGGGAGGGCAGACCCTGGGACCGAAGCTGCTGCCTTTTGGCTTCGCGCAACATAGCTAAATCAGCTGCATCCCACTCAAATATGCTCGCTGAAAGGCGTGACATAAATACTGGGTACAGCTGATGAGCATCTGTTGTGCATCCCAGGGCAAGTCTGCGCATGAAGTGCCAGATATCCAGCCTGATAATAATGTCTGGCCAGCCGCTGAATCTGGCCTTCAGCTTGGTCTCTCCTGCCTCTgtgcagcagccacagtccACATATAAGGCAACAGGGGGATCCACACCAGCCTGCTGGTACCTCTTCACCAGGTCCGCTGCCAT
The sequence above is drawn from the Hippoglossus hippoglossus isolate fHipHip1 chromosome 7, fHipHip1.pri, whole genome shotgun sequence genome and encodes:
- the LOC117765170 gene encoding uncharacterized protein LOC117765170 codes for the protein MQGSEIQLVEVNQNTLIRWHNIRQKNQELSVLLQGTALPPALPESHEPLQEARVLPAAPTPARQEHQYRLPQSTAGQAKQRQMGSGQLPVNIRPKGPVKRQLYATPPAPAPGPIVTPHILTPSGLVQVVFPVPVVQGSYPQTSAPTSTVEAGPTPKRPYRRTVNANTCKKCGHFRTAATGHSQYRGKVYCPHSEALSKDKWLEDMRKKM
- the LOC117764855 gene encoding uncharacterized protein LOC117764855, translated to MVWLASSTRCFHVFTIYHAFLSPKATSSKSHKGMSDSEWMSRLRKFANTGSWPAEEGNRPAPRQKKWYQLYQKIEKCPGMAHSHQSLFGHVRQCTCGFHTQKPTTASTAQGPTGPQAVAVAPVLPGTVGQQAAAVGPTLPGTVGQKQSTAGSAIPKQRPLLNLSMFTKPRFGGSHVTAAKPNLSATRRVTQTQATNHPTSSPASIAILAPDPQTHTQASVPGLTTTAVCAPVSTADSRTELPRLWSEGLPPEDHKWIVKSLFKMGPKGKLELQDNLRLWYFPPQPSPLYHQAPAPDRFFAHPLLVWMPYKLWKVKVVCPNLACGRHQLTGAGLHKRARRVLDVDRMYNMVTETLTCTKCRSSHVSWSQTVLTQLDLARKSQFRVLLTQKFACDIRVIRFLRERGLGNSPTRLLKQLKENHAEEWLHRAAKYTTECVDFLQRPALLPLSFPEPPEPAVVPSCKWLLSVYSQDILTRLEDIKARITSTYGTVLKMDSTRKITKKLAGTAKGTAHWLTSVGNEYGQVLISVLTAQEGAGLDLMAADLVKRYQQAGVDPPVALYVDCGCCTEAGETKLKARFSGWPDIIIRLDIWHFMRRLALGCTTDAHQLYPVFMSRLSASIFEWDAADLAMLREAKRQQLRSQGLPSLTDADISKQLSREEMALHCRRRTRGEERTIHLLEELLGMLMGSRGNDSLGVPLFDSERMEHIWRVQRKHVKCIQDPPGVALYTKTGELTKGGVRLPVYRCARGSTSLESFHLHLNRFIPGTSANSLNFQIYLLEGLHRWNQDRGVAALSTGPSSLRSYSGDLLQSVNNNYEKLFGRKVVPEFCPPSRYTGELIGMQYLFRQTGQALQDMHPDSEEAAKLIEQHDVEDNMEDDEGFADITEDPTVLNLEVLQASASQTPDPSAISSALLSLAPGTSTLAPGTSTLAPGTSTLASSSSSEDQDDIHAEDEDMAVDDQNLPGYQHVDRLAEYLVELRHQTSLCLSNQQASAIVSLWDKLDAGDKQRVVYAARHQERLLSGRFRTPKTPSKTPGVESTTRCMLGASSSPAQWPDCCRLVENIFIRLCYIHQSPAKKGSLLLATAG